In a single window of the Bacillus mycoides genome:
- a CDS encoding GerAB/ArcD/ProY family transporter yields MKKYAYNDITVMQYIFIINASQVGTGILSLPRVLAEKAGTDSWIALFIGWFCAMTASILLIQTAKHYPNDTLYEILIRLFGKIIGTMVIILYMIYFAFYAWTVLINGMLYIKGWLLPKTPDYIILFLFSIPTFLVARNGVRIIGRYCELCFYMTMWIPFFFFIPLKDSNWLHFLPVLKEGWKPVFSAVPSTIFSFIGFEIAFFLYPFLQKKQYATQGIIIANTLTFIFYLFTILICFSYFSPDAILEFNQPVLNLLKVIEFRFLERFDMILLAIYLIVVSTAWIPCVYGAVFCSSQLIGKQDNTLHVAILLLAVIIVTFWIHPSWNESELFQKLTSKAGLVLAFLFPVFLWIYNLIHKKYFRREAH; encoded by the coding sequence ATGAAAAAATATGCATATAATGACATCACTGTCATGCAATACATCTTTATTATTAATGCCTCACAAGTAGGAACTGGAATTCTGTCCCTTCCAAGGGTACTTGCAGAAAAAGCTGGAACAGATAGCTGGATAGCACTATTTATTGGTTGGTTTTGCGCTATGACTGCCAGTATTTTGCTAATTCAAACAGCCAAACACTATCCAAATGATACCTTATATGAAATTCTTATTCGATTGTTTGGGAAAATCATTGGTACCATGGTAATTATTCTTTATATGATATATTTTGCTTTTTACGCATGGACAGTTCTAATTAATGGCATGCTTTATATTAAGGGCTGGCTTCTTCCAAAAACACCCGACTATATTATTTTATTTCTATTCTCTATTCCAACCTTTTTGGTTGCACGCAATGGTGTTCGGATAATAGGTCGATACTGCGAATTATGCTTTTATATGACAATGTGGATTCCATTTTTTTTCTTCATACCATTAAAAGATAGCAATTGGTTACACTTTCTTCCAGTATTAAAGGAGGGTTGGAAACCTGTCTTTTCGGCTGTTCCGTCTACTATCTTTTCCTTTATAGGATTTGAAATTGCATTTTTTCTTTATCCTTTTTTGCAAAAAAAGCAATATGCAACGCAAGGAATTATTATAGCAAATACCTTAACATTTATATTTTATCTATTTACTATCCTTATCTGCTTTTCGTACTTCAGTCCAGATGCAATTTTAGAGTTTAATCAACCTGTACTAAACTTGCTTAAAGTTATTGAATTTCGTTTTTTAGAACGGTTTGATATGATTTTATTGGCTATTTATCTAATTGTCGTCTCTACTGCATGGATTCCTTGTGTATACGGTGCTGTATTTTGTTCTAGTCAACTAATTGGAAAACAAGATAATACTCTTCATGTAGCTATTTTATTATTGGCAGTAATTATAGTAACGTTTTGGATCCATCCCTCATGGAATGAATCTGAACTATTTCAAAAGCTTACATCGAAAGCTGGACTTGTATTAGCTTTCTTATTCCCTGTATTTTTATGGATATATAACTTAATCCACAAAAAATACTTTCGGAGGGAAGCACATTGA
- a CDS encoding Ger(x)C family spore germination protein, whose translation MKQKILCSVLIPLILLTGCLDQMNVEDVTLTLILGLDLDENDNLKVYLSSPVFNKEAKIKEEQYGVKSVTVRNSREKFDTMAMALTSGSKTQLILIGKRLLKQKKWADYLDPFYRDPKNTVTTRIVAVDGPVSDIIYYAPKNKPRLPIYLAKLIETAHRRNITVKTTLQDFHNQTKEKGMTASVSALKKNNNIKLIGSALLDEQNRYKLTITPKENLLLSILQNHIQGEFPFTIAVPLQSESKEKHWLSFNTQSTKVKTNVQYKNHFMFNINVHMRISISERLFPFNVRNDGERLERSIEKQLKSDLERLIKKIQKAEIDPIGLGLYARAYTYKDWKRVQKKWGKALSKADVKVNVHVKIGGMGTIK comes from the coding sequence TTGAAGCAGAAAATATTATGCAGTGTTTTAATTCCGCTAATATTGCTCACTGGGTGTTTAGACCAAATGAATGTAGAAGATGTTACACTCACGCTTATACTGGGTTTAGATTTGGACGAAAATGATAATTTGAAAGTATACTTATCCAGTCCTGTTTTCAATAAAGAAGCCAAGATTAAAGAGGAACAATATGGTGTGAAATCTGTTACAGTGCGAAACTCTCGTGAAAAATTCGACACCATGGCTATGGCTTTGACATCGGGAAGCAAGACACAACTTATTTTGATTGGTAAGCGACTTTTAAAACAAAAGAAGTGGGCGGATTATTTAGATCCTTTTTATCGAGATCCCAAAAATACGGTTACTACAAGAATTGTTGCTGTGGATGGACCTGTTTCAGACATAATTTATTATGCTCCCAAAAATAAACCACGTCTTCCTATATATTTGGCAAAATTAATTGAGACTGCACATAGAAGAAATATTACTGTAAAAACTACTCTTCAAGATTTTCATAACCAAACAAAAGAAAAAGGAATGACGGCGAGTGTTAGCGCACTTAAAAAGAATAACAATATAAAGTTGATAGGTTCAGCATTACTTGATGAACAGAATAGATATAAGCTAACTATTACACCAAAAGAAAATTTATTATTAAGTATCTTACAGAATCACATACAGGGAGAATTTCCATTTACTATTGCCGTACCGCTACAATCTGAAAGCAAAGAAAAACATTGGTTAAGCTTTAATACTCAAAGTACCAAAGTAAAAACAAACGTACAATACAAAAATCATTTTATGTTTAATATAAATGTACATATGAGAATTTCAATTTCAGAACGACTGTTTCCTTTTAATGTTAGGAATGATGGAGAAAGATTAGAAAGAAGCATTGAAAAACAGTTAAAAAGTGATTTAGAACGTTTAATAAAGAAAATACAAAAAGCAGAAATTGATCCTATAGGATTGGGGTTGTATGCACGAGCTTATACATATAAAGATTGGAAAAGAGTCCAAAAGAAATGGGGAAAAGCATTATCGAAGGCTGATGTTAAAGTTAATGTACATGTTAAAATTGGTGGAATGGGTACAATCAAGTAA